The Gemmatimonadota bacterium genomic sequence GCCCACGATCTCCGCGATCTCCTGCGTGATCTGCGCCTGGCGCGCCCGGTTGTACGTGCGCTGCAGCCGCTCCAACATATCGCCCGCGTTGTCCGTCGCGTTCTTCATGGCCGTGCGCCGTGCGCCCTGCTCGGCGGCCGCGGTCTCGACCAGCGCGCGGTACACGCTGTTCCGCACGTAGAGCGGCAGCAGCCGGTTCAGTATCTCGGCGGCGGAGGGCGAGAGGATGTAATTTGCCTGCCACCGCCGCGCTCCGGCTCCGGCCTCCGCCTCGCCGTGCCGCGCCGCGCCCCGCGCCTCCGCGGCACTGCGGCCGCCCCGGCCGCGCGCCTCGGCGCCGCGATCGGGCGGCTGGACGGGCAGGATCTGCAGCACCGCAGGCGGGGTCGAGAGCGCGGAGCGGAACTGCGCGTAGGCCACGTAGACCGCATCGAGCTCGCCGCGCTGGAACGCGGCCATGAGCCCGTCCACGAGCGAGGCGGCATTCTCCGCCGTGGGCCGGTCGGTGATGTCCGTGCGCGTGGACGCCATGGGCTGGCGCTGGAAGCGGAAGAAGTTGATCCCCTTCTTCCCCACGACGTGCAGCGCAACTTCCGCCTCCTCCCCGCGCAGCCGCTCCAGCAACCCCCGCGCCTCACGGATCAAATTGACATTGAACGCGCCGGCCAGGCCGCGGTTCGAGGTGAGCAGCAGCACCGCCGCGCGCCGGGTAGCGGCAGGCTGGCGCAGGAGCGCGTAGCGCTGGCGCATCTCGGGATCGAGCAGCCGGTTGATCACCTCGGCCAGGCGCTGTGCATACGGCGCGGCGGCGTGGACCCGATCGCTGGCCCGCTTCAGCTTGGACGTGGCCACCATCTCCATGGTCCGCGTGATCTGCCGCGTCTTGTCAATCGAGCGGATGCGCCGCCGGATCTCCCGCGCCTTGGCCATACCCCGCCGTGCTCAGTCCGCGGCCTGCTCGCGCGGACGCGCCGCCTCGGGCGCCGCTTCGGCCGCCCGCACCCCACCCGCCGCGCCCGCGGCCTGGGCGGCAAAGACTTCCTTGTACTCCTTGATGGCCGCGACCAACTGCTCCTCCGTCTCCTTGGAGATATCCCGGCTCTTGCCGATCGACTCGCCCAGAGCCGGGCGCCGCTCGCGCAGGAAATCGTGGAAGCCCGCCTCCCAGGCCCGGATCCGCTCGACCGGCACATCGTCCAGGTGGCCATTCGTGACCGCGTAAATCGCCATGACCTGATGCTCGACTGGCATGGGCGCGTACTGCGCCTGCTTCAGCACCTCGACCGTGCGCTGCCCGCGCGCGAGCTGCCGTTGCGTCGCCGGGTCCAGCTCCGAGCCGAACTGGGCAAACGCCTCCAGCTCCCGGAACTGCGCCAGATCCAGCCGCAGCCTCCCGGCCACTTTCTTCATGGCCTTGATCTGCGCCGCGCCGCCCACGCGGGACACGGAGATGCCCACATTGACCGCCGGCCGCACACCGGCGTAGAAGAGGTCCGACTCGAGGTAGATCTGCCCGTCCGGGATCGAGATGACGTTGGTTGGGATGTACGCCGAGACGTCGCCTGCCTGCGTTTCGACAATGGGCAGCGCCGTCAAGGATCCGCCCCCCTTCTCGTCCGAGAGCTTGGCCGCACGCTCCAGCAGGCGCGAGTGCAGGTAGAAGACGTCGCCCGGATAGGCCTCACGGCCAGGCGGACGGCGCAGCACCAGAGAAAGCTGCCGGTACGACTGCGCCTGCTTGCTGAGATCGTCGTAAATGACCAGCGTATGCTTCCCCTGCCACATGAAGTGCTCGGCCAGTGCGCAGGCGGCATAGGGTGCGATGTACTGCAGCGGCGCGGGGTCGCTGGCGTTCGCCGCCACCACGATGCTGTACTCCATGGATCCCTGCTCGCGCAGCGTCTCGACCACGCTGGCCACCTTCCCCGCCCGCTGCCCCACCGCGCAGTAGATGCAAATCACGTCGCCGCCGCGCTGGTTGATGATGGTGTCCACGGCAATGGCGGTCTTGCCCGTGCCCCGGTCCCCGATGATCAGCTCGCGCTGGCCCCGGCCGATGGGGATCATCGAGTCGATCGCTTTGAGCCCCGTCTGCAGCGGCTCCTTGACCGGCTGCCGGAGCACGATGCCCGGCGCGACAATATCGATCTGCCGCCGCCCCTCGAGGGGCTGGATCTCACCCTGCCCGTCCAGTGGCTCACCCAGCGGGTTGACCACGCGGCCCAGGTACCCCGAGCCCACCGGAATGTCGAGCACGCGACCCGTGCGGCGGACGACGTCGCCTTCCTGCAACACCGTCCAATCCCCCATGACCACGGCGCCGATGTTGTCCTCTTCCAGGTTGAGCGCCAGCGCCATGACGGACTGCCCGCCCTCCGCGGCCGTGACCTCGAGCATCTCGTTGGCCATGGCTTTGGTCAGGCCGTAGATGCGGGCCACGCCGTCCTTTACCTCCAGCACTTCCCCAACCTCCTCCACCTCGAGCTCTTCGCCGTAGCGCTCGATCTCCTGGAGCAGGACCTCTTTGATCTCACTCGCACGCAGTTGCGCTTCTGTGCTCGCCATAGGCTCCGTTCTCGGTTCCGATTTCCGCGCTCCCCGGCACTCAGCTCATGAGGTCGGCAGCGCGGGTGCATCCCAGGCTTAGTGCCGGACCGGCAATTGGGCGTCCAGCAGGCGACGGCGCAACGCTCTCAGCCGGCGCCGCAGCGAGCCGTCCAGCAGCCGGTCGCCGTAGCGGACGACGATGCCACCCAGGATCTGGGGGTGCACCTGTACCCGGGGGACCACCGTCTTCCCCAGGATGCGGGACAAATCTGCTGCGATCTCCTGTTCCATGCGCTCGTCCGGCTCACGCGCCAGCGTGACGGTGGCCTGCACCCGGCCGGAACGCTCGTCCAGCAAGGCATGGTACTCCCCTGCGATCGCCGCCAGCAGCCGCTGCCGGCGCTTGTCGATCAAGAGCTGCAGGAAGCTGAGGAACAGCGGCGGCGCCCGCTCCTCGAGCGCCTGCTGCAGCACCCGTTTCTTTTCCGCCGGATCGATCTTCGGCGATTCCAGGA encodes the following:
- the atpG gene encoding ATP synthase F1 subunit gamma translates to MAKAREIRRRIRSIDKTRQITRTMEMVATSKLKRASDRVHAAAPYAQRLAEVINRLLDPEMRQRYALLRQPAATRRAAVLLLTSNRGLAGAFNVNLIREARGLLERLRGEEAEVALHVVGKKGINFFRFQRQPMASTRTDITDRPTAENAASLVDGLMAAFQRGELDAVYVAYAQFRSALSTPPAVLQILPVQPPDRGAEARGRGGRSAAEARGAARHGEAEAGAGARRWQANYILSPSAAEILNRLLPLYVRNSVYRALVETAAAEQGARRTAMKNATDNAGDMLERLQRTYNRARQAQITQEIAEIVGGAAALE
- a CDS encoding F0F1 ATP synthase subunit alpha — protein: MASTEAQLRASEIKEVLLQEIERYGEELEVEEVGEVLEVKDGVARIYGLTKAMANEMLEVTAAEGGQSVMALALNLEEDNIGAVVMGDWTVLQEGDVVRRTGRVLDIPVGSGYLGRVVNPLGEPLDGQGEIQPLEGRRQIDIVAPGIVLRQPVKEPLQTGLKAIDSMIPIGRGQRELIIGDRGTGKTAIAVDTIINQRGGDVICIYCAVGQRAGKVASVVETLREQGSMEYSIVVAANASDPAPLQYIAPYAACALAEHFMWQGKHTLVIYDDLSKQAQSYRQLSLVLRRPPGREAYPGDVFYLHSRLLERAAKLSDEKGGGSLTALPIVETQAGDVSAYIPTNVISIPDGQIYLESDLFYAGVRPAVNVGISVSRVGGAAQIKAMKKVAGRLRLDLAQFRELEAFAQFGSELDPATQRQLARGQRTVEVLKQAQYAPMPVEHQVMAIYAVTNGHLDDVPVERIRAWEAGFHDFLRERRPALGESIGKSRDISKETEEQLVAAIKEYKEVFAAQAAGAAGGVRAAEAAPEAARPREQAAD
- the atpH gene encoding ATP synthase F1 subunit delta, encoding MRGAMVARSYAQALLALGERRDQLEPFGLALEELAAQLEAEPRLRQFLESPKIDPAEKKRVLQQALEERAPPLFLSFLQLLIDKRRQRLLAAIAGEYHALLDERSGRVQATVTLAREPDERMEQEIAADLSRILGKTVVPRVQVHPQILGGIVVRYGDRLLDGSLRRRLRALRRRLLDAQLPVRH